From Candidatus Doudnabacteria bacterium, a single genomic window includes:
- a CDS encoding DinB family protein — translation MTNKEFFMETLSAEEPAFRNVIEALPQDKVDYMPDGKGRTAGNLAFQLASQASSISSIITSGTVDGSQFKVPEKIQVSELLSLFDKNLKQLRLDLAKISDEGWEQGVAILEFPGGKWETTKYGMAWGFIFDAIHHRGQLSTYLRSMGAKVPSIYGGSADTPPPVL, via the coding sequence ATGACAAATAAAGAATTTTTTATGGAGACGTTGAGTGCGGAAGAGCCTGCTTTTCGCAACGTGATAGAAGCTTTGCCCCAGGACAAGGTTGACTATATGCCTGACGGCAAAGGGCGAACTGCCGGGAATCTGGCTTTTCAGCTCGCCAGCCAGGCATCTTCCATCTCGTCCATCATTACATCAGGAACAGTGGACGGAAGCCAATTTAAGGTACCTGAAAAAATTCAGGTCAGCGAACTTTTGAGCTTGTTCGATAAGAATCTCAAGCAGCTGCGACTGGATCTGGCAAAGATCTCGGACGAAGGCTGGGAACAGGGCGTGGCAATTCTGGAATTTCCGGGCGGCAAGTGGGAGACGACCAAATACGGCATGGCTTGGGGATTTATATTCGATGCCATCCATCACCGCGGTCAGCTGTCAACATATCTGCGTTCTATGGGCGCAAAAGTGCCGTCCATTTACGGCGGCTCGGCTGATACCCCGCCTCCTGTATTGTAG
- a CDS encoding replication-associated recombination protein A, translating into MEPLASKIRPKSLDEFVGQEHLVGKNKPLRIALMGMHLFSFILWGPPGVGKTTLARIYANALGADYYELSAVSAGKEDIRKIVEKKKDLYSGNKPKVLFLDEIHRFNKAQQDFLLPYVESGELTLIGATTENPSFEVIPALLSRCRVFVLNELSDDEMSKIIESTGFKLDSAAKDWLIRMSNGDARQAITMLENTANFYKDITIENLKDTLQSKFLRYDKKAEEHYNTISAFIKSMRASQVDAALYYLARMVESGEDPKFIARRMVVFASEDIGLADPVALQLANDVFRACETIGYPECAINLSHGVAYLALTPKSRDSYNAYFEAADDVKEFGNLPIPMMIRNAPTKLMKELGYHKGYELYPKEDLLPEKLKGKKYLKKKI; encoded by the coding sequence ATGGAACCATTAGCTTCAAAGATCAGGCCGAAAAGCTTGGATGAATTTGTGGGCCAAGAACATCTGGTCGGCAAGAATAAACCTCTTCGCATAGCCCTTATGGGTATGCATCTTTTTAGTTTTATCCTCTGGGGCCCGCCGGGAGTGGGCAAAACCACTTTGGCCCGGATCTATGCCAATGCTTTGGGCGCGGATTATTATGAACTTTCCGCCGTGTCTGCGGGCAAAGAAGATATCAGAAAAATAGTTGAAAAGAAAAAAGATCTGTATTCCGGCAACAAACCCAAAGTTTTATTTTTGGATGAAATTCACAGGTTCAATAAAGCTCAGCAGGATTTTCTTTTGCCCTATGTTGAGAGCGGCGAATTAACTTTGATCGGCGCAACCACGGAGAATCCGAGCTTTGAGGTCATTCCGGCGCTGCTTTCGCGCTGCCGCGTATTCGTGCTGAATGAATTGTCTGATGATGAGATGAGTAAAATTATTGAAAGTACCGGATTCAAATTAGATAGTGCTGCAAAAGACTGGCTTATCAGAATGAGCAATGGAGACGCCAGGCAGGCGATCACTATGCTGGAAAACACGGCGAATTTTTATAAAGATATTACTATTGAGAATCTGAAGGATACCTTGCAAAGCAAGTTCCTCCGATACGATAAAAAAGCTGAGGAGCACTATAATACCATCAGCGCGTTCATCAAATCCATGCGCGCTTCGCAAGTGGATGCGGCGTTATATTATCTGGCTCGTATGGTGGAATCTGGTGAGGATCCGAAATTTATTGCCAGAAGAATGGTCGTGTTTGCTTCGGAAGATATCGGTTTGGCTGATCCTGTGGCTTTGCAGCTAGCCAATGATGTTTTCCGCGCCTGCGAAACAATCGGCTATCCTGAGTGCGCAATAAATTTATCTCACGGCGTCGCGTACCTCGCTTTGACGCCCAAGAGCCGGGATTCTTACAATGCATATTTTGAGGCTGCGGATGATGTGAAAGAATTCGGCAATTTGCCCATCCCCATGATGATCCGCAATGCGCCGACAAAACTAATGAAAGAACTTGGCTATCACAAAGGCTACGAACTTTATCCCAAAGAAGATCTGCTGCCCGAAAAATTGAAAGGCAAGAAATATTTAAAGAAAAAGATATAA
- a CDS encoding gamma-glutamyl-gamma-aminobutyrate hydrolase family protein (Members of this family of hydrolases with an active site Cys residue belong to MEROPS family C26.), whose amino-acid sequence MTSEPQVLIIELGGQLTQNIGRVLRESSKIRSAILDPKKAEVWLKKNQEVKAIILSGSGQSVTDEDAPKPPQSIFGLKRKGRHVPILGICYGMQYLAHRFGGRVEKAKEEYGKSGITSTSPTLLFHQTPQTQTVWASHGDSVITAGRGFKPIAQTSSGGVGAMVNLDLNIWAVQFHPEATQSEYGPAILSNFVKKIADCEEDWEPSNITESIQQEVLDQVGDGKVVLPFSGGVDSSYTARILSAVLGARLRYFTIDANQLREGEVAEIETTARFIGGDWRIISAHEEFASALSSLTYGPDKRLAFQQEYGKILISEALGFGATYIPQGTLAPDLIESGRTGGQQIVRHHNDLELEGFAMLHPLRHLFKYEVRELAKSVGLPESVHSRQPFPGPGLYIRVVGAPATPERIAVVRWADARAAEITKRHGIYKEISQLVVGYVATKTSGVRGDSPAYAGSALIRPFKTTDFMTGEGLYLPEPVVREISSVLSKRSEILRVWFDFTSKPPARTELE is encoded by the coding sequence GTGACTTCTGAACCGCAAGTGCTCATAATCGAGCTGGGTGGCCAGTTGACCCAAAACATCGGCAGGGTCCTGAGAGAATCCTCCAAGATCCGTTCAGCTATCCTTGATCCGAAAAAAGCTGAAGTCTGGCTGAAGAAAAATCAGGAGGTGAAAGCCATTATCCTGTCAGGCAGCGGACAAAGCGTGACTGACGAAGATGCGCCGAAACCGCCGCAAAGCATCTTTGGTCTGAAACGAAAAGGCCGGCATGTTCCGATACTTGGCATCTGCTACGGCATGCAATACTTAGCTCACCGTTTCGGAGGGAGAGTTGAGAAAGCCAAGGAAGAATACGGGAAATCCGGTATTACCTCCACCAGCCCTACCCTTCTGTTTCATCAAACGCCTCAGACTCAGACTGTCTGGGCCAGCCATGGCGATTCAGTGATTACGGCCGGCCGCGGATTCAAACCGATCGCCCAAACTTCATCGGGTGGGGTGGGAGCGATGGTCAACCTGGATCTCAACATCTGGGCTGTGCAGTTCCATCCTGAAGCAACCCAGTCTGAATACGGCCCTGCAATACTCAGCAACTTCGTGAAAAAAATCGCAGACTGCGAGGAAGACTGGGAGCCGTCAAACATCACGGAATCGATCCAGCAGGAAGTGCTCGACCAGGTCGGTGATGGAAAGGTCGTGCTCCCGTTTAGCGGTGGCGTGGACTCCTCCTACACTGCTCGGATACTTTCTGCCGTCCTCGGAGCTCGTCTTCGCTATTTCACCATTGACGCAAACCAACTCCGCGAAGGTGAGGTTGCGGAGATCGAAACTACAGCACGTTTCATCGGCGGCGATTGGCGAATCATCAGCGCGCATGAGGAGTTCGCTTCGGCCTTGTCCTCGTTGACCTATGGGCCGGATAAACGTTTGGCCTTTCAGCAAGAGTATGGAAAGATCCTCATCTCCGAAGCACTAGGATTTGGGGCAACCTATATTCCCCAGGGAACCTTGGCTCCGGATTTGATCGAATCGGGAAGAACAGGAGGCCAGCAGATAGTCAGGCACCACAACGACCTTGAGCTCGAAGGATTTGCCATGCTTCACCCGTTGCGCCATTTGTTCAAGTACGAAGTAAGGGAACTGGCCAAATCAGTCGGCCTTCCGGAATCAGTTCATAGTCGGCAGCCATTTCCGGGCCCCGGGCTTTACATTCGGGTAGTGGGCGCACCTGCGACACCCGAGAGAATCGCTGTCGTTCGCTGGGCGGATGCCAGGGCAGCAGAGATCACGAAACGGCATGGCATCTACAAAGAGATCTCACAGCTAGTCGTTGGCTATGTGGCAACAAAGACGTCAGGGGTCAGAGGTGACTCCCCGGCCTATGCAGGGTCCGCATTGATCAGGCCGTTCAAAACCACTGATTTCATGACCGGAGAAGGCCTGTACTTGCCGGAGCCGGTAGTTAGAGAGATCTCTTCCGTGCTCTCAAAGCGTTCAGAAATCCTGCGGGTTTGGTTTGACTTCACAAGCAAACCGCCTGCGAGGACCGAGCTGGAATAA
- a CDS encoding flippase has product MLHIGRNILSLLVSRILAAVILFLIYNRLIQYLGPDIAGQYGLLAAYLTVFTFFVDLGMQQLVIKKVSENKAEASKYLGNYFSIQFLLGLGFMLILDVIVLTAHYPPLVKHSLFITGISLLLSSLTMPLMAIINAFQRLVVIARVNFLNSVINAGMMIAAIVFRKNIFFLAFIPGIVAIFDILMYSYFVHKNFTPFGLKFDFGFWKSLFVWNMPFMFLTIFSIYNRIDTLILPHLRSFTENGYYTYAYKFWDTLAFLPAVVAAALYPYFAEKIKTGAIEDVRKVLTTYTRYMIAVGIPLSMGAYLLSGRIIQAFIPDGKFAPAATALWLLISAVSVLFIYVPVNSVIISQKTKTATIITGFNLLFNVVLNLLLIPKFGFVVAAVLTLCSEMVQLIGYTYVVQTKIISFPYLINFVKPILASAVMGFAVYFFRDHNLWLLIAGGGVIYAIVLISLRFFRREDVELLKASFNFTKKLEPDVPPVTHL; this is encoded by the coding sequence ATGTTACACATCGGACGCAATATTTTAAGCCTGCTTGTTTCAAGGATACTGGCCGCAGTCATCCTGTTTTTAATTTACAACCGGCTGATACAGTATCTGGGCCCTGATATCGCCGGTCAGTATGGATTGCTTGCCGCGTATCTCACCGTATTCACTTTTTTCGTGGATCTGGGCATGCAGCAGCTGGTCATCAAGAAGGTCAGCGAAAATAAAGCAGAGGCATCGAAATATTTGGGCAATTATTTCAGCATCCAATTCCTGTTGGGCCTGGGGTTCATGCTGATCCTGGACGTGATCGTTCTGACAGCCCACTATCCTCCGTTGGTCAAGCATTCATTATTCATCACGGGCATAAGCCTTCTTTTATCCTCTTTGACCATGCCGCTTATGGCGATCATCAATGCGTTTCAGCGGCTGGTGGTCATCGCGCGGGTGAACTTTCTTAATTCCGTGATCAATGCCGGAATGATGATCGCGGCCATAGTTTTCCGCAAGAATATTTTTTTTCTGGCATTCATCCCGGGGATCGTCGCGATTTTTGATATTCTGATGTACAGCTACTTTGTCCATAAGAATTTCACACCGTTCGGCCTAAAATTCGATTTTGGATTTTGGAAAAGCCTGTTCGTCTGGAACATGCCGTTCATGTTCCTGACGATCTTCAGCATTTACAACCGCATCGACACTTTAATTCTCCCTCATCTGCGGAGCTTTACCGAAAACGGATATTATACCTATGCTTATAAATTTTGGGACACTTTGGCATTTTTGCCTGCAGTTGTCGCGGCCGCGCTCTACCCCTATTTTGCAGAAAAAATAAAAACAGGGGCGATCGAAGATGTGCGGAAAGTACTTACCACTTACACGCGTTATATGATCGCCGTGGGCATTCCTCTAAGTATGGGCGCTTATCTGTTGTCAGGGAGGATCATCCAGGCTTTCATCCCTGACGGAAAGTTTGCGCCGGCAGCGACCGCTCTTTGGCTTCTGATATCCGCTGTCTCAGTCCTATTTATTTATGTGCCGGTAAACAGCGTGATCATTTCTCAGAAAACCAAAACCGCAACCATAATCACGGGATTCAATCTTTTATTTAACGTGGTCTTGAATTTGCTTCTGATCCCGAAGTTCGGTTTTGTCGTGGCCGCGGTTTTGACTTTGTGTTCTGAAATGGTTCAGCTGATCGGCTACACCTATGTGGTTCAGACTAAAATAATCTCCTTTCCTTATCTGATAAATTTTGTGAAGCCGATTTTAGCTTCAGCTGTTATGGGATTCGCAGTTTATTTTTTTCGCGACCACAACCTGTGGCTTTTGATTGCCGGCGGAGGGGTGATCTACGCGATCGTGCTGATCTCGCTGCGATTCTTCCGCAGAGAAGATGTCGAACTGTTAAAAGCATCCTTTAATTTTACAAAGAAACTGGAACCGGATGTGCCGCCTGTCACACACTTATGA
- a CDS encoding glycosyltransferase family 1 protein has translation MLTHPVDVLFIMASALPLWHPKRSVVTVHDVAWKIFPGAFTVFMRNYLELSTRFAVRTGKKILAASESTKNDIVKFYGADPEKIAVTYLGLGGTFGPMDYQEAQPILDKYDLVYQKYVLFVGTIQPRKNIVQLVEAFQKIRKENHVEEKLIIAGVRGWLWEPILKKIKMAGLDGSIKYLDYVKKEDLPALIAGARLLTLPALYEGFGLPPLEAMASGVPVVVSNVSSLPEVVGEAGILVDPGSAESIADGLLRVLMDNDLRQQMIAKGLERAKLFTWENTAKKTLEVFESLK, from the coding sequence ATGCTCACACATCCGGTCGATGTTCTGTTTATCATGGCCTCGGCCTTGCCGCTTTGGCATCCGAAAAGATCAGTAGTAACCGTGCATGATGTGGCCTGGAAGATCTTTCCCGGGGCATTTACCGTATTCATGAGAAATTACCTGGAATTGTCCACGCGGTTCGCGGTCAGAACTGGCAAAAAGATCTTGGCTGCTTCCGAATCCACAAAAAATGATATTGTGAAATTTTACGGCGCAGATCCTGAAAAAATTGCGGTCACTTATCTGGGGTTGGGCGGAACTTTCGGGCCGATGGACTATCAGGAAGCGCAGCCAATACTCGATAAATATGATCTGGTTTACCAGAAGTATGTTCTGTTTGTCGGCACCATTCAGCCGCGGAAAAATATTGTCCAGTTAGTTGAAGCGTTCCAGAAGATCAGGAAAGAAAATCATGTTGAAGAAAAACTGATAATTGCGGGAGTCAGGGGATGGCTCTGGGAGCCGATCTTAAAAAAGATCAAGATGGCGGGCTTGGACGGCTCGATCAAGTACCTTGATTACGTGAAAAAAGAGGATCTGCCGGCCCTGATCGCGGGGGCGCGGCTTTTGACACTGCCGGCTCTTTATGAGGGTTTTGGCCTGCCACCGCTTGAGGCAATGGCGTCCGGAGTGCCTGTGGTTGTCTCAAATGTATCATCTTTGCCCGAAGTTGTAGGGGAAGCCGGGATCCTGGTGGATCCGGGCTCCGCGGAATCCATTGCAGACGGGTTGCTGCGGGTTTTGATGGATAATGACCTGCGGCAGCAGATGATCGCGAAAGGGTTGGAAAGGGCAAAATTGTTTACCTGGGAAAACACCGCGAAAAAAACATTGGAAGTGTTTGAAAGCTTAAAATGA
- a CDS encoding O-antigen polymerase, with protein MKELLIIIFTIASLACFWQFLRNFKLSPLWLMLSAWFISIAISELHLSSLELPWPGKYWLLIFVSLASFALGVWVFDKVWRRYRWWQKCKLLLRNNLSVRNLRIVIYILFLVSLGALYLFYKKSGNFPILASDPDQFRFIADTQVPGLINYLAQLSRVFIPLAFFLMFYQEFNWRKHWDLVLICLIGTGCIILFVSRTQIFFIDLWVMGLYLLMRKPNLKQALKFYPFFLLVSLVVLAAVPLIRQYRSYGSDYLGMITGIDTSGNNKIEKALLPIYIGVSFNQQALLHAELYYQTHPVQHGKVSLDPFTNIFGKVIKPLQKLKSNYDLGAIFYSWWNTGTYLFPFVQDFGISAFYFVPFLIAGLLTLAWHYWKTSPNFLSLNFYAYALFFIVFSVYMSFTVRAELYLDIALLFVSYLYVSRYES; from the coding sequence ATGAAAGAACTCCTGATAATAATTTTTACTATCGCTTCACTGGCCTGCTTCTGGCAGTTTTTGCGAAATTTCAAATTGTCTCCGCTGTGGCTGATGCTTTCCGCATGGTTTATTTCGATCGCGATATCAGAACTGCATTTATCTAGTTTGGAACTGCCGTGGCCCGGCAAATATTGGTTATTGATCTTCGTATCGCTTGCAAGCTTTGCTTTGGGAGTTTGGGTATTTGATAAAGTCTGGCGCAGGTACCGATGGTGGCAAAAGTGCAAATTGTTGTTACGAAACAATCTTTCCGTCAGAAACTTAAGGATAGTGATCTATATTCTATTCCTGGTTTCTTTGGGAGCTTTATATTTGTTTTATAAAAAATCCGGAAATTTTCCGATTTTGGCGAGCGACCCGGACCAGTTCAGATTTATCGCAGACACTCAGGTGCCGGGTTTGATCAATTATTTGGCTCAATTGTCCAGAGTTTTCATTCCGTTGGCTTTCTTTTTAATGTTTTACCAGGAATTTAACTGGCGCAAGCATTGGGATCTGGTGTTGATTTGCCTCATCGGCACCGGATGCATAATATTATTTGTTTCTCGCACCCAAATCTTCTTTATTGACCTGTGGGTCATGGGTTTGTATCTTCTGATGCGCAAGCCCAATCTGAAGCAAGCTTTGAAATTTTATCCGTTTTTTTTACTGGTGTCCCTGGTGGTTCTGGCCGCAGTTCCGCTGATCAGGCAATATCGCAGTTACGGCTCGGATTATCTTGGTATGATCACGGGCATTGATACTTCGGGTAACAACAAAATTGAGAAAGCCTTGCTCCCTATATATATCGGCGTTTCGTTCAACCAGCAGGCATTGCTGCATGCCGAGCTTTATTATCAGACGCATCCGGTGCAGCACGGCAAGGTGTCATTGGACCCATTCACGAATATTTTCGGCAAAGTCATCAAGCCGCTCCAAAAATTGAAGTCCAATTATGATCTGGGCGCGATCTTCTATTCCTGGTGGAACACCGGAACTTACCTGTTCCCGTTTGTGCAGGATTTCGGCATATCGGCATTTTATTTCGTGCCGTTCCTGATCGCCGGGCTTTTGACTTTGGCTTGGCATTATTGGAAAACTTCGCCGAATTTTTTGTCTTTGAATTTCTACGCTTACGCGCTGTTTTTCATCGTCTTTAGCGTGTATATGTCATTCACAGTCCGCGCGGAGCTGTATTTGGATATAGCTTTGCTGTTTGTAAGTTATTTGTATGTTTCAAGATATGAAAGTTAG
- a CDS encoding glycosyltransferase family 2 protein gives MKVSIITLPFRKTYLIPPVYDAIFAQTHKDLEVIAVINDPADGSKEVLQRDYPKVKIIEPGANLFFDKGVNLGVRNSTGEFIQLVNDDLLLEPNYIEEMLKAFADSKVAAASGKLLRYNFETKERSKIIDTTGIIMSASGRARDRGQLQEDRGQFDDQKDVFGVSGAGPMYRRSALEKVKFEQEYFDEDFVMYWEDVDLSWRFNNAGFKNVYVPTAVAYHGRTAGQAEGGYLHILKFIKHHQKLSPQILRWNYKNHILMYIKNAKHIWHPAFVGREIAMLGYILVFEPGTLKVLPELFRQIPKIWAKRKAAPVGTA, from the coding sequence ATGAAAGTTAGCATCATTACGCTTCCGTTCAGGAAAACTTACCTGATCCCGCCCGTTTATGATGCGATATTTGCGCAGACTCACAAGGATCTGGAAGTGATCGCGGTCATAAATGATCCGGCTGACGGCTCAAAAGAAGTTCTCCAAAGAGATTATCCGAAGGTAAAAATAATTGAGCCCGGAGCAAATTTGTTTTTTGACAAGGGTGTGAATTTGGGCGTTAGAAATTCTACCGGTGAGTTTATCCAGCTCGTCAATGACGATCTGCTTTTGGAACCCAATTACATTGAAGAGATGCTGAAGGCTTTTGCTGACTCCAAAGTTGCCGCTGCAAGCGGGAAATTATTGCGGTACAACTTTGAAACCAAGGAGAGATCAAAAATTATTGATACGACCGGCATTATTATGTCCGCTTCCGGCCGGGCCAGAGACAGGGGGCAGCTACAGGAAGATCGCGGACAATTTGATGATCAAAAAGATGTTTTTGGCGTGTCGGGAGCAGGCCCCATGTACAGAAGAAGCGCTTTGGAAAAAGTAAAATTCGAACAAGAATACTTTGATGAAGATTTTGTGATGTACTGGGAGGACGTGGACCTGTCGTGGAGATTCAATAACGCCGGATTCAAAAATGTTTACGTGCCGACTGCTGTGGCTTATCACGGTCGGACTGCCGGACAAGCTGAAGGCGGCTATCTGCATATTTTGAAATTCATCAAGCATCATCAAAAATTATCCCCGCAGATCCTGAGATGGAATTACAAAAACCATATTTTGATGTATATTAAGAACGCCAAACATATATGGCACCCGGCATTTGTCGGCCGCGAGATCGCCATGCTAGGATACATTCTGGTTTTTGAACCCGGCACTTTGAAAGTCCTTCCTGAATTGTTCCGCCAGATCCCGAAAATCTGGGCAAAAAGAAAAGCCGCACCAGTTGGCACGGCATAA